In one Corallococcus sp. EGB genomic region, the following are encoded:
- a CDS encoding OmpA family protein: MKLKALCIAVSLLAVPGVAAAQSPFDSIKKAAGDAGKSTVEKRVNTKLTEEAKKNQCSFKTGTAELAPGCDAKLKKLTNVLIDAKKQLVAAGVKSYKFEVSGHTDSTGDAAKNKTLSEQRAETIVKELVARGIPRGEITAVGYGSERPLEKPDNTEAKKAKNRRYELQVRL, encoded by the coding sequence ATGAAGCTCAAGGCGCTCTGCATCGCCGTATCGCTGCTGGCCGTCCCGGGCGTGGCCGCCGCGCAAAGCCCTTTCGATTCCATCAAGAAGGCCGCGGGCGACGCCGGCAAGTCCACCGTCGAGAAGCGCGTCAACACGAAGCTGACGGAGGAGGCGAAGAAGAACCAGTGCAGCTTCAAGACGGGCACCGCCGAGCTGGCGCCCGGCTGCGACGCGAAGCTCAAGAAGCTGACCAACGTCCTCATCGACGCGAAGAAGCAGCTCGTCGCCGCTGGCGTCAAGAGCTACAAGTTCGAGGTCTCCGGCCACACCGACTCCACGGGTGACGCCGCGAAGAACAAGACGCTCAGCGAGCAGCGCGCGGAGACCATCGTCAAGGAGCTGGTCGCGCGCGGAATCCCCCGCGGCGAAATCACCGCCGTGGGCTACGGCTCCGAGCGCCCCCTGGAGAAGCCGGACAACACCGAGGCGAAGAAGGCGAAGAACCGCCGCTACGAGCTCCAGGTCCGGCTGTAA
- a CDS encoding LysR family transcriptional regulator, with protein MDDIAPPPSPRLDVRDLRVVLALASAGTTARAAEVLHLTQPAVSRALLSAEERLGARLFDRTPRGLVPTPAGQELVEGATRLLVELGDLEHRVRAPVAPSIRLRLVCECYTAYHWLPSVLVTLRKSLPGLHLSLAVEHTRDPVPALVAGELDVALLTTSSVPRAGLEVRPLFSDEIVFVVAATHPLASRRALTLEDLRENTLLAGQTPAAESHWFMSQVFGRERPRLRMERLPLTEAILDVARAGLGIAVLSEWITTPHLGKGDLVVKRLASGPLRRPWRMAWRKEIGDAALRLFAALEPTVPRGLAAG; from the coding sequence ATGGATGACATTGCTCCTCCGCCCTCCCCTCGCCTCGACGTGCGCGACCTGCGCGTGGTGCTGGCCCTGGCCTCCGCGGGCACCACGGCCCGGGCCGCGGAGGTCCTGCACCTCACGCAGCCGGCGGTGAGCCGCGCCCTGCTCTCCGCGGAGGAGCGGCTTGGAGCGCGGCTCTTCGACCGGACCCCTCGCGGGTTGGTGCCCACGCCCGCGGGACAGGAGCTCGTCGAGGGCGCCACGCGGCTCCTCGTGGAGTTGGGCGACCTGGAGCACCGCGTGCGCGCGCCAGTGGCGCCGTCCATCCGCCTCCGGCTCGTGTGCGAGTGCTACACCGCGTACCACTGGCTGCCGTCCGTGCTGGTGACGCTGCGCAAGAGCCTGCCGGGCCTCCACCTGTCCCTGGCGGTGGAGCACACCCGGGACCCGGTTCCGGCGCTGGTGGCGGGAGAGCTCGACGTGGCGCTCCTCACGACGTCATCCGTGCCTCGCGCCGGGCTGGAGGTACGGCCGCTCTTCTCGGATGAGATTGTCTTCGTGGTGGCCGCGACACACCCGCTGGCCTCCCGACGGGCGCTCACCCTGGAGGACCTCCGTGAGAACACGCTCCTGGCGGGGCAGACGCCCGCGGCGGAGTCGCACTGGTTCATGTCGCAGGTCTTCGGCCGCGAGCGCCCCCGGCTCCGCATGGAGCGGCTGCCGCTCACGGAGGCGATCCTCGACGTGGCCCGCGCGGGCCTGGGCATCGCGGTGCTCTCCGAGTGGATCACCACTCCGCACCTGGGCAAGGGCGACCTCGTCGTGAAGCGGCTCGCGTCCGGGCCCCTGCGGCGGCCCTGGCGGATGGCCTGGCGCAAGGAGATCGGAGACGCCGCGCTCCGCCTCTTCGCCGCGCTCGAGCCCACGGTGCCCCGGGGGCTCGCGGCGGGATGA
- a CDS encoding M20/M25/M40 family metallo-hydrolase — protein sequence MSDPAATAGLERNASLRASWLARCVTAVLGLGVVLLVLRASPLPEPVPASAPGERFSAARAREHLRFIGAEPHAIGTPRHAAVRDYLQARLGELGAEVQLQREAVFAPAQGVPRPAANVENIVGRLRAKDGAKGTTVMLVAHYDSVPTGPGASDNGAAVASILEVARALQQGPALAGDVLFLFTDAEEQHLLGSTAFAASHPWARESGVILNVDARGNAGPLLMFEVSPGGGWLVRRLAEEAPDVGAGSLFTAVYQRMKNATDFTALRQGGWQGLNFANVEGTQAYHSRKETVDVVSDGLLQQQGDTLLALTRRISREASVPQGEELIYFNAGPLRVHYPRAWAVPLALVWVGLFVFAVFRARRRKQLRVWAVFREAAVLLVVGFLASSLTRLSWPLLKVLQPAFRAVSRSETQDNARFFLAVVLLVMAVMGVGLFLRRRAPVLELAAGGCVPWAVLCVLVSVVLPGASALFLWPLAGMVVLLLWLGGRGAQPLTPWHVPLWGLAALPLLLLLPSVLATFFTVLPLERAAVPSDLVMLGICLLAPGWLWLAGRALPWASGGAALLALGLLVSLAVGQRFDAKQARPSGVLYLVDADAKTARWVSSDAVLNDWTRAYLGNAPKREAVDALPEVKGPFWNAPAPAPGDDMRGPAVDSRMEPGEGGRRKVALHITPSHPDAAFVDVQVLPGDAVASVRLAGQQASGDVLRTRDAAQGVLLRYWVPSAEGFDLELELMAGASPTVRVGEHTYAMPAPVTQGLPARPEDTMPVPFGEGLDEGTRVTRTLRLEAAAPAVSPSPTP from the coding sequence ATGAGCGACCCCGCCGCGACCGCGGGCCTGGAACGGAATGCCTCCCTGCGCGCGTCGTGGCTCGCGCGGTGTGTGACCGCGGTGCTCGGGCTGGGCGTGGTCCTGCTGGTGCTGCGCGCAAGCCCGCTGCCGGAGCCGGTGCCTGCCTCGGCGCCCGGGGAGCGGTTCTCCGCCGCGCGCGCTCGGGAGCACCTGCGCTTCATCGGCGCGGAGCCTCACGCGATTGGAACGCCGAGGCACGCGGCGGTGCGCGACTACCTCCAGGCGCGCCTGGGCGAGCTGGGCGCCGAGGTCCAGCTTCAACGGGAGGCCGTCTTCGCGCCCGCGCAGGGGGTTCCCCGTCCCGCGGCGAACGTGGAGAACATCGTCGGCCGGCTGCGCGCGAAGGACGGCGCGAAGGGCACGACCGTGATGCTGGTGGCCCACTACGACTCCGTGCCCACGGGCCCGGGCGCGTCCGACAACGGGGCCGCCGTCGCGTCCATCCTGGAGGTGGCGCGGGCACTCCAGCAGGGGCCGGCGCTCGCGGGCGACGTGCTGTTCCTGTTCACGGACGCGGAGGAGCAGCACCTCCTGGGCAGCACCGCCTTCGCGGCGTCGCATCCCTGGGCCCGCGAATCCGGCGTCATCCTCAACGTGGATGCGCGCGGCAACGCGGGGCCGCTCCTGATGTTCGAGGTCTCCCCGGGCGGCGGCTGGCTCGTGCGCAGGCTCGCCGAGGAGGCCCCGGACGTGGGCGCCGGCTCGCTCTTCACGGCCGTGTACCAGCGCATGAAGAACGCCACGGACTTCACGGCGCTCCGGCAGGGGGGGTGGCAGGGGCTGAACTTCGCCAACGTGGAGGGCACGCAGGCCTACCACTCGCGCAAGGAGACCGTGGACGTGGTCTCCGACGGGCTCCTCCAGCAGCAGGGCGACACGCTGCTCGCGCTCACCCGGCGCATCTCCCGCGAGGCGTCCGTGCCCCAGGGCGAGGAGCTCATCTACTTCAACGCGGGCCCGCTGCGCGTCCACTACCCCAGGGCCTGGGCCGTCCCGCTGGCGCTCGTCTGGGTCGGCCTCTTCGTGTTCGCGGTCTTCCGGGCGCGCCGGCGCAAGCAGTTGCGCGTGTGGGCCGTGTTCCGGGAGGCGGCGGTGCTGTTGGTCGTGGGCTTCCTGGCCAGCAGCCTGACGAGGCTCTCGTGGCCGCTGCTGAAGGTGCTCCAGCCCGCCTTCCGCGCCGTCAGCCGTTCGGAGACGCAGGACAACGCGCGCTTCTTCCTCGCGGTGGTGTTGCTGGTGATGGCGGTGATGGGCGTGGGGCTGTTCCTCCGCCGGCGCGCCCCGGTGCTGGAGCTGGCGGCCGGCGGATGCGTGCCGTGGGCGGTGCTCTGCGTCCTGGTGAGCGTCGTGCTGCCGGGCGCGAGCGCGCTGTTCCTCTGGCCCCTGGCGGGCATGGTCGTGCTGCTCCTGTGGCTGGGAGGCCGTGGGGCGCAGCCGCTCACGCCATGGCACGTGCCGCTGTGGGGCCTGGCGGCGCTGCCGCTCCTGCTGCTCTTGCCGTCCGTGCTGGCCACCTTCTTCACGGTGCTTCCGCTGGAGCGGGCCGCGGTGCCGTCCGACCTGGTGATGCTCGGCATCTGCCTGCTCGCGCCCGGCTGGCTGTGGTTGGCGGGCCGGGCGCTGCCGTGGGCCTCGGGCGGGGCCGCGCTCCTGGCGCTGGGCCTGCTGGTGTCGCTCGCCGTGGGCCAGCGCTTCGACGCGAAGCAAGCGCGTCCCTCGGGCGTGCTGTACCTGGTGGACGCGGATGCGAAGACCGCGCGCTGGGTGTCCTCGGATGCGGTGCTCAACGACTGGACGCGGGCCTACCTGGGCAACGCCCCGAAGCGTGAGGCCGTGGACGCGTTGCCGGAGGTGAAGGGGCCGTTCTGGAACGCGCCCGCGCCCGCGCCGGGGGACGACATGCGCGGCCCCGCTGTCGATTCACGAATGGAGCCGGGGGAGGGCGGGCGCCGGAAGGTGGCGCTCCACATCACTCCCTCCCATCCGGACGCGGCCTTCGTGGACGTGCAGGTGCTGCCCGGGGACGCGGTGGCGTCCGTGCGGCTCGCGGGCCAGCAGGCCTCGGGTGACGTGCTGCGGACTCGCGACGCGGCCCAGGGCGTGCTGCTGCGCTACTGGGTGCCGTCCGCCGAAGGCTTCGACCTGGAGCTGGAGCTGATGGCCGGTGCCAGTCCCACCGTGAGGGTGGGGGAGCACACCTATGCGATGCCCGCGCCGGTGACGCAGGGGCTGCCCGCGCGCCCGGAGGACACCATGCCGGTGCCCTTTGGTGAAGGCCTGGACGAGGGCACGCGGGTGACGCGCACGCTGCGGCTGGAAGCGGCGGCCCCAGCGGTCTCTCCCAGCCCCACGCCCTGA
- a CDS encoding DUF72 domain-containing protein: MAEHFPTTGTHLERYARVLPAVEINSSFYRPHRPGTYARWRDSVPEAFRFAVKVPKVITHELRLRDAREPLERFLGEAGHLEAKLGCLLVQLPPSLPHEPGTARAFFQALRERTGVDIVCEPRHRSWATDEARRTLDDARIRYVRADPPAVEVPPVPDAEVVYYRLHGSPKMYSSAYSQPYLETLAADIASHEQAGRRVWCIFDNTAEGAALPNALTLLRLDGPRAPR; this comes from the coding sequence ATGGCTGAGCACTTCCCCACGACGGGCACCCACCTGGAGCGCTATGCGCGCGTCCTCCCCGCCGTGGAGATCAACTCGTCCTTCTACCGGCCGCACCGGCCCGGCACCTATGCCCGCTGGCGCGACAGCGTTCCGGAGGCGTTCCGCTTCGCGGTGAAGGTCCCGAAGGTCATCACCCACGAGCTGAGATTGCGCGACGCGCGGGAGCCGCTCGAACGCTTCCTGGGGGAGGCGGGCCACCTGGAGGCGAAGCTGGGATGTTTGCTGGTGCAGTTGCCGCCCAGCCTCCCGCACGAGCCCGGCACGGCGCGCGCCTTCTTCCAGGCCCTGCGGGAGCGGACCGGAGTCGACATCGTCTGCGAGCCCCGACACCGGAGCTGGGCCACGGACGAGGCCCGGCGCACGCTGGACGATGCCCGCATCCGCTACGTCCGGGCGGATCCGCCCGCGGTGGAGGTGCCTCCCGTCCCTGACGCGGAGGTCGTCTACTACCGGCTCCATGGCTCGCCGAAGATGTATTCCTCGGCCTATTCACAGCCGTACCTGGAGACGTTGGCAGCGGACATCGCCAGCCACGAGCAGGCCGGCCGGCGCGTGTGGTGCATCTTCGACAACACGGCCGAAGGGGCGGCCCTCCCGAATGCCCTGACGTTGCTGCGACTCGACGGTCCACGTGCGCCGCGCTGA
- a CDS encoding methyltransferase, which yields MDSTLGETPSPTQQLHAAITSYWRTQVVGTVALLGIADKLAGGPRDSDSLAAELRVHPDALFRLMRGGLAAGLFVAFAERTFALTAMGEGLCSNVPGSLRELAITQASPSHWLPWGRLTDAIRTGSSPVQAALGCDIWEHFARNPEEAEHFARSMGNWSEMVSSEVAHHVDFARFARVADIGGSHGDLLAQVLRAHPSCRGILFELPQVAESAKPVLASRGLANRVEVVAGSFFEPGIPAAEAYLLKHILHDWDDDVSTTILRRLHEAAPAGARLFVVELVIPDNRNPDPTHLMDLNMLVVASGRERTREEFYSLLTATSWKVERLIATQSGSSIIEAVKG from the coding sequence ATGGACTCCACGCTCGGCGAAACACCGTCCCCCACGCAGCAGTTGCACGCGGCCATCACAAGCTACTGGCGCACCCAGGTCGTTGGCACGGTGGCGCTGCTGGGGATCGCGGACAAGCTCGCGGGAGGTCCTCGCGACAGTGATTCGCTGGCGGCCGAGCTGCGAGTCCACCCGGACGCCTTGTTCCGGCTGATGCGCGGCGGCCTCGCCGCGGGCCTCTTCGTGGCCTTCGCCGAGCGGACCTTCGCGCTGACGGCCATGGGCGAAGGCCTGTGCTCGAACGTCCCCGGCTCGCTGCGGGAGCTGGCCATCACCCAAGCCAGCCCGTCGCACTGGCTGCCCTGGGGGCGTCTCACCGACGCGATCCGCACCGGGAGTTCTCCGGTGCAGGCCGCGCTCGGCTGCGACATCTGGGAACACTTCGCGCGCAACCCCGAGGAGGCGGAGCACTTCGCCAGGTCCATGGGGAACTGGTCCGAGATGGTGTCCAGCGAGGTGGCGCACCACGTCGACTTCGCCCGCTTCGCGCGCGTGGCGGACATTGGAGGAAGCCACGGCGACCTGCTGGCGCAGGTGCTGCGCGCCCACCCGTCCTGCCGGGGCATCCTCTTCGAGCTGCCCCAGGTCGCCGAGAGCGCGAAGCCCGTCCTGGCGTCCCGCGGACTCGCCAACCGGGTGGAGGTGGTGGCCGGGAGCTTCTTCGAGCCCGGCATCCCCGCCGCCGAGGCCTACCTGCTCAAGCACATCCTCCACGACTGGGATGACGACGTCTCCACGACGATCCTGCGCCGGCTCCATGAGGCCGCCCCTGCCGGCGCGCGGCTCTTCGTGGTGGAGCTGGTGATTCCGGACAACCGGAACCCGGACCCCACCCACCTGATGGACCTCAACATGCTGGTGGTCGCCAGCGGGCGTGAACGCACCCGCGAGGAGTTCTACTCGCTGCTCACCGCGACCTCCTGGAAGGTGGAGCGCCTCATCGCCACCCAGAGCGGGAGCAGCATCATCGAAGCGGTGAAGGGCTGA
- a CDS encoding fimbrial protein → MSPRPEGEGRSGRKGFFIVLGVMACSFLGIVAVNTVRNFVRFGQRARAAECKSNLRAWYKRQQAHFRDTRTYEPVFAKVGFAPERNNRYAYFAGTGPMELRGTERSDIPEGAVAIGVDTFRFTYLRPLDVEALPLSVKARLGVSGECPACDITLVCAGNTDDDPTLDLWILSTGPLDLQDVNGDAAEPGVPVQLVDDTQE, encoded by the coding sequence ATGAGCCCGCGCCCGGAGGGGGAAGGGCGTTCCGGACGGAAGGGATTCTTCATCGTCCTGGGCGTGATGGCTTGTTCGTTCCTGGGGATCGTGGCCGTCAACACGGTCCGCAACTTCGTGCGCTTCGGTCAGCGTGCCCGCGCGGCGGAGTGCAAGTCGAACCTGAGAGCCTGGTACAAGCGTCAGCAGGCCCACTTCCGAGACACGCGCACCTACGAGCCGGTCTTCGCGAAGGTGGGTTTCGCGCCCGAGCGTAACAACCGCTATGCCTACTTCGCGGGCACGGGGCCGATGGAGCTCCGCGGCACAGAGCGAAGCGACATCCCCGAGGGGGCGGTGGCCATCGGGGTGGACACCTTCCGGTTCACCTACCTGCGTCCCCTCGACGTGGAGGCACTTCCTCTCTCAGTGAAGGCTCGGCTCGGCGTCTCCGGCGAATGCCCCGCCTGCGACATCACCCTGGTCTGCGCGGGGAATACGGACGACGACCCGACCCTGGACCTCTGGATCCTCTCCACCGGTCCGCTGGACCTCCAGGACGTGAACGGAGATGCCGCGGAACCCGGTGTCCCCGTGCAGCTCGTGGACGACACCCAGGAGTGA
- a CDS encoding crotonase/enoyl-CoA hydratase family protein: MDGTYKSLRIEKGDGVAEVVLTGPGKGNAMGPDFWREMPEVLRALDSDDAVRVVLVRGEGQNFTYGLDLMGMMESLGPLLAGESNLALERGKLLKLIGDMQQATEGLARCRKPVIAAVHGWCIGGGMDLIAACDFRYCSQEAKFSLREVKVGIVADLGALQRLPRIIGEGNTRELAYTGGDVDAARALRMGLVNEVFPSPEALLTEARATARRIADNPPLVVQGAKQVMEYCADKSIADGLRYVAVWNSAFLQSHDFAEAFSAFAERRPPRFQGR; encoded by the coding sequence ATGGACGGCACATACAAGTCATTGCGCATCGAGAAGGGCGACGGGGTCGCCGAGGTGGTGCTCACCGGGCCGGGCAAGGGCAACGCCATGGGCCCCGACTTCTGGCGGGAGATGCCCGAGGTGCTCCGCGCGCTGGACTCCGACGACGCCGTGCGCGTGGTGCTGGTGCGGGGCGAAGGCCAGAACTTCACCTACGGCCTGGACCTGATGGGGATGATGGAGTCCCTGGGGCCGCTGCTCGCCGGCGAGAGCAACCTGGCGTTGGAGCGCGGCAAGCTCTTGAAGCTGATTGGCGACATGCAGCAGGCGACGGAGGGGCTGGCCCGGTGCAGGAAGCCCGTCATCGCCGCGGTGCATGGCTGGTGCATTGGCGGGGGCATGGACCTCATCGCCGCGTGTGATTTCCGGTACTGCTCGCAGGAGGCGAAGTTCTCCCTGCGCGAGGTGAAGGTCGGCATCGTCGCGGACCTGGGCGCGCTCCAGCGGCTGCCGCGCATCATTGGCGAGGGGAACACGCGCGAGCTGGCCTACACCGGCGGCGACGTGGACGCGGCGCGCGCGCTGCGCATGGGCCTGGTCAACGAGGTCTTCCCCTCCCCCGAGGCCCTGCTCACGGAGGCCCGCGCGACGGCGCGGCGCATCGCGGACAACCCGCCGCTCGTGGTCCAGGGCGCCAAGCAGGTGATGGAGTACTGCGCGGACAAATCCATCGCGGACGGGCTGCGCTACGTGGCGGTGTGGAACTCGGCCTTCCTCCAATCGCACGACTTCGCGGAGGCCTTCTCCGCGTTCGCCGAGCGCCGCCCGCCCCGCTTCCAGGGACGCTGA
- a CDS encoding helix-turn-helix transcriptional regulator has product MHAFDVLGDPVRRRILELLAEGEHASGEVVEVIQREFGITQSAVSQHLKVLRDNGFATVRVDGARRLYAVDAAPLAEVDAWLDRFRAFWTPRLDALATEVARGKKKRGG; this is encoded by the coding sequence ATGCACGCCTTCGACGTCCTCGGTGATCCGGTCCGCCGCCGCATCCTGGAGCTGCTCGCGGAAGGCGAGCACGCTTCGGGTGAGGTCGTGGAGGTCATCCAGCGAGAGTTCGGCATCACCCAGTCGGCCGTCTCGCAGCACCTGAAGGTCCTGCGGGACAACGGCTTCGCCACGGTGCGGGTGGACGGCGCCCGGCGCCTCTACGCCGTGGACGCCGCGCCGCTGGCGGAGGTGGACGCCTGGCTGGACCGCTTCCGCGCGTTCTGGACGCCCAGGTTGGACGCCCTGGCTACAGAAGTCGCGCGGGGCAAGAAGAAGCGCGGCGGCTAG
- a CDS encoding glutathione binding-like protein — MQLYFSPLACSAATRICLYEAGAEAAFIEVDSKTKRTHDGNNYLEVHPLGLVPALRTDDGDVLTENASILQYLAETLPQAGLAPADSRGRVRLRQWLSFIGTELHKATFAPLLDASANEGAKSYALEKGAGRLSYLEKHLAGREFLLDRFSVADAYLVTVLNWHVATPIDLSKWPALLAYFARLQDRPSVAKAFLEERKLYGAELERRKART, encoded by the coding sequence ATGCAGCTCTATTTCTCTCCCCTGGCGTGCTCCGCCGCGACCCGCATCTGCTTGTACGAAGCGGGGGCGGAGGCGGCGTTCATCGAAGTCGATTCGAAGACGAAGCGGACGCATGACGGAAACAACTACCTGGAGGTCCATCCGCTGGGGCTCGTGCCCGCGCTGCGCACCGACGACGGCGACGTGCTCACGGAGAATGCCTCCATCCTGCAATACCTGGCGGAGACGCTGCCCCAGGCGGGCCTCGCACCCGCGGACAGCCGGGGGCGCGTGCGGCTCCGGCAGTGGCTGTCCTTCATCGGCACCGAGCTGCACAAGGCGACATTCGCCCCACTGCTCGACGCCTCGGCGAACGAGGGGGCGAAGAGCTACGCCCTGGAGAAGGGGGCCGGACGGCTCTCCTACCTGGAGAAGCACCTGGCCGGCCGTGAGTTCCTCCTGGACCGCTTCAGCGTCGCGGACGCGTACCTGGTGACGGTGCTGAACTGGCACGTGGCCACGCCCATCGATCTGTCGAAGTGGCCCGCGCTCCTCGCGTACTTCGCACGGTTGCAGGACCGGCCCAGCGTCGCGAAGGCCTTCCTGGAGGAGCGGAAGCTCTATGGGGCCGAACTCGAAAGGCGCAAGGCGCGCACGTAG
- a CDS encoding DUF4114 domain-containing protein: MRLHSLHVLGLMAWGTLLSVAFPGPASAQTSQPGCYNLDLEADWEPPFSEESFEYLQQMTLTPQQTLRATPPLALTSAESIVLPVNQRVTATYVHDASGTRPSLGYLYVDELITRGYLDLNGNLRDSNGNGIADLQEDIYNLAPATGPQARPYVGATRRCNKAFTSGGFTYSQPDLALREGCDSTFTSGALLPDARPGTHPDVRVDVVGSNMVAVPRTGFSDNGLYARIPNLLEPAHALNNYRGLGHPVFFPGSGQTVDLGAIKAERELVFYLVVANDAVTSPDEGRVYPCLRKAANGQCTLHLKTSTSVFFSRAKWNLDQDPVGKSPVAARNIGCAYSEECLPEQPNPRSGACAVAATGQNLCGWLDPEALTRLGTAPYGNTSLPMEARVVPVSGNGNMPHVILAAPSDTPRNWLLAFEDFSGGGDRDFNDAVFQFRGDVSSEVRSYVRYPGTRTMLPWCAISQVRFRKDDALDSGCDASAAISYAVATDCRVCDSQDFCIRNFTPTWQPVTFPAGAQEVILDVSSLPGNQLCWKASMAGTSPTCLPTISNVDVGYVLVPRSP; the protein is encoded by the coding sequence GTGCGCCTGCATTCCCTTCACGTCCTGGGCTTGATGGCCTGGGGCACCTTGCTGTCCGTGGCGTTCCCAGGACCGGCCAGCGCCCAAACGTCGCAGCCCGGTTGCTACAATCTCGACCTGGAAGCCGATTGGGAGCCGCCCTTCTCGGAGGAGTCCTTCGAGTACCTGCAGCAGATGACGCTCACACCGCAGCAGACGCTGCGCGCCACCCCGCCACTGGCGCTCACGTCCGCTGAAAGCATCGTGCTCCCGGTGAACCAGCGGGTGACCGCCACGTATGTGCATGACGCCTCCGGCACGCGCCCCTCCCTGGGCTACCTCTACGTGGATGAGCTCATCACGCGGGGCTACCTCGACCTGAATGGCAATCTGCGGGATTCCAACGGCAATGGCATCGCGGACCTGCAGGAGGACATCTACAACCTCGCCCCCGCCACCGGCCCCCAGGCCCGCCCATACGTGGGCGCGACCCGGCGCTGCAACAAGGCCTTCACCTCGGGAGGCTTCACCTACAGCCAGCCCGATCTGGCGCTGAGGGAGGGCTGTGACAGCACCTTCACGTCCGGCGCACTCCTGCCGGACGCCCGCCCCGGCACGCACCCCGACGTGAGAGTCGACGTGGTGGGAAGCAACATGGTCGCCGTCCCGAGGACGGGGTTCTCGGACAATGGGCTCTACGCGCGCATCCCCAACCTGCTGGAGCCCGCTCACGCATTGAACAACTACCGAGGACTGGGCCACCCCGTCTTCTTCCCGGGGAGTGGACAGACGGTGGACCTGGGAGCCATCAAGGCGGAACGGGAGCTCGTCTTCTACCTGGTCGTCGCGAACGACGCCGTCACCAGCCCTGATGAGGGCCGGGTGTATCCGTGTCTGCGCAAGGCGGCCAACGGGCAGTGCACCCTGCACCTGAAGACCTCCACATCCGTGTTCTTCTCCAGAGCGAAGTGGAACCTGGACCAGGACCCCGTGGGCAAGTCGCCTGTCGCGGCCCGCAACATCGGATGCGCGTACTCAGAGGAGTGCCTCCCCGAACAGCCCAACCCGCGCAGCGGTGCATGTGCCGTCGCGGCCACCGGCCAGAACCTTTGCGGCTGGCTGGACCCGGAAGCCCTGACCCGGCTCGGGACGGCGCCCTACGGCAACACCTCGCTTCCCATGGAAGCCCGCGTCGTTCCTGTCTCGGGCAACGGCAACATGCCCCACGTCATCCTGGCGGCGCCCAGCGACACCCCGCGGAATTGGCTCCTGGCCTTCGAGGATTTCAGCGGGGGCGGCGACCGGGACTTCAATGACGCCGTCTTCCAGTTCCGGGGAGACGTGAGCAGCGAGGTGAGGTCGTACGTGAGGTATCCCGGCACCCGCACGATGCTGCCCTGGTGCGCCATCTCCCAGGTGCGCTTCCGCAAGGACGACGCGCTGGACTCCGGTTGTGATGCCAGCGCCGCCATTTCGTATGCGGTGGCCACGGACTGCCGCGTGTGCGACAGCCAGGACTTCTGCATTCGCAACTTCACGCCCACCTGGCAGCCGGTGACGTTCCCCGCGGGAGCCCAGGAAGTCATCCTCGATGTCTCCAGCCTCCCGGGCAACCAGCTCTGCTGGAAGGCCAGCATGGCCGGAACGAGCCCGACCTGCCTGCCCACCATCAGCAACGTGGACGTGGGTTACGTCCTTGTCCCCAGGTCCCCCTGA
- a CDS encoding SRPBCC family protein translates to MLHQLIGAQFRTCVERDHEGKPAHVVVAQRVYPTDIEDLWDAVTNAERIPRWFAPVEGALHKGGRYQIKGNAGGTITRCDKPSAFDLTWEMNGGMSWVTVRLTPEGKGTRLTLEHIVHSADVEQFWSQFGPGATGVGWDLGFLGLGEHLATGKDVAAEAAASWVASDEAKAFMRACAQAWADAHVAAGEAPDVARGMAERTAAFYTGG, encoded by the coding sequence ATGCTTCACCAGCTCATTGGCGCCCAGTTCCGCACCTGCGTGGAACGCGATCACGAAGGCAAGCCGGCCCACGTGGTGGTCGCGCAGCGCGTGTACCCCACGGACATCGAGGACCTGTGGGACGCGGTCACCAACGCCGAGCGCATCCCGCGGTGGTTCGCGCCCGTCGAGGGAGCGCTGCACAAGGGCGGCCGCTATCAGATCAAGGGGAACGCGGGCGGGACGATCACCCGCTGTGACAAGCCCTCGGCGTTCGATCTGACCTGGGAGATGAACGGAGGGATGAGCTGGGTGACCGTCCGTCTGACGCCGGAGGGCAAGGGCACGCGGCTGACGCTCGAGCACATCGTGCACAGCGCGGACGTGGAACAGTTCTGGAGCCAGTTCGGTCCCGGCGCCACGGGCGTGGGATGGGACCTGGGCTTCCTGGGCCTGGGCGAGCACCTCGCAACCGGCAAGGACGTGGCCGCGGAGGCCGCCGCCTCCTGGGTTGCCTCCGACGAGGCCAAGGCGTTCATGCGAGCGTGCGCCCAGGCCTGGGCCGACGCCCACGTGGCGGCCGGGGAGGCGCCGGACGTGGCACGGGGGATGGCCGAGCGCACGGCCGCGTTCTATACCGGGGGCTGA